One window of the Lytechinus pictus isolate F3 Inbred chromosome 5, Lp3.0, whole genome shotgun sequence genome contains the following:
- the LOC129262545 gene encoding kelch-like protein 24 — translation MSVVLLPILDSKPEMKNTISINNNEPGTSDEEVIIFRGTGHSDLLMKGLCDLWKDNQLTDIVLKVENRTFPCHRNVLAAVSPYFHRMFCSNMQESKLSSVSLKGISADSVALILDFAYTSELSFTQQNVPLILEAADMLLMTSVKEGCVDYMEKHLHPSNCLGIYTLAERFSCDELAEKVWKFSVRNFRSVRKYPEILDQSFEMIEKYLSTDNLVILDEEEVFETIIAWVNHSRKMRLNYLKQLLSHVREHLLPTEYLVDKVLSHPLLTKSESLSMTIEVTARHRAALNYNAPRLRSRSRRVVLVVGGIGPANIKLTEVKYFDPVDRRWSTFSHLPFDSEPVSCVTAVIDDVFVMGSRGSFTVHRAEDSQWVDLPSLPPERVRHRVACTSSEDGNLYFVGGFDGVQRVRLVDRFDTKHNMWHELEPIPIAVSSPSTVIFGNKLYVFGGALANGTATDLVYSYDLDDASSHRSWEARNPMPHAFSGITAVVLESYVYIVGSVSTVVHRYNPVEDSWSQAENMAETHALCGATVCDGKIYVMGGENQPNSPISEVEGYDPTTNRWRPSQNLPYPIRLHGCATVIKRI, via the exons ATGTCTGTAGTTCTTCTACCCATCTTAGACTCCAAACCAGAGATGAAGAATACCATCAGCATCAACAACAATGAGCCAGGCACAAGCGACGAGGAGGTCATAATATTTCGTGGAACTGGTCATTCCGACCTGCTCATGAAGGGACTGTGCGATCTCTGGAAGGACAACCAGTTGACCGATATTGTTCTTAAGGTTGAAAACAGAACATTTCCTTGTCATCGAAATGTCCTGGCTGCAGTTAGTCCCTACTTCCACCGGATGTTCTGCTCAAACATGCAGGAGAGCAAGTTATCGTCAGTGTCTTTGAAAGGCATCAGCGCAGACAGTGTTGCCCTTATCCTGGACTTTGCATATACATCAGAACTGTCTTTCACCCAACAGAATGTTCCTCTTATATTGGAGGCTGCGGATATGTTACTTATGACTTCTGTCAAGGAAGGATGTGTGGACTACATGGAAAAGCATTTGCATCCTTCCAACTGTCTAGGAATCTATACCTTGGCAGAAAGGTTCAGTTGTGACGAACTCGCTGAGAAGGTGTGGAAGTTTTCCGTCCGGAACTTCAGATCTGTCAGGAAGTATCCCGAGATTCTTGATCAGTCATTCGAGATGATTGAGAAGTACCTATCCACCGATAACCTTGTGATCTTGGACGAAGAAGAAGTGTTCGAGACGATCATTGCCTGGGTCAACCACAGCCGAAAGATGCGATTAAACTACCTCAAGCAACTATTATCGCACGTCCGTGAACACCTCTTGCCCACAGAGTACTTGGTAGATAAGGTGCTCTCTCATCCACTCTTAACGAAATCGGAATCGCTGTCTATGACCATCGAAGTAACTGCCCGACATCGTGCAGCTTTGAATTACAATGCACCTCGATTACGATCTCGTTCACGTCGTGTGGTGCTTGTAGTCGGAGGCATCGGCCCGGCCAACATCAAACTGACTGAGGTGAAATACTTCGATCCCGTCGACCGCCGTTGGTCAACATTTTCCCATCTTCCGTTTGACTCTGAGCCAGTATCATGCGTCACTGCGGTGATAGATGATGTTTTCGTGATGGGATCAAGGGGTTCGTTCACTGTCCATCGGGCGGAAGACTCCCAATGGGTTGATCTTCCTAGTCTTCCTCCAGAACGGGTTCGACATCGGGTGGCGTGTACGTCTTCTGAAGACGGCAATCTATATTTCGTCGGCGGATTCGACGGTGTACAGAGAGTTCGACTGGTGGACAGATTCGACACAAAACACAACATGTGGCATGAG CTTGAGCCCATTCCTATTGCAGTCAGCTCACCAAGCACCGTTATCTTCGGCAACAAACTCTACGTCTTTGGAGGCGCCCTTGCAAACGGTACCGCAACCGATCTCGTTTACAGCTACGATCTCGATGACGCGTCCAGTCACCGATCGTGGGAGGCTCGTAACCCGATGCCGCACGCTTTCTCCGGCATTACGGCAGTCGTCCTCGAATCCTACGTCTACATCGTCGGGAGTGTGTCGACTGTTGTGCACCGGTACAACCCCGTAGAAGATTCGTGGAGCCAGGCTGAGAACATGGCAGAGACACATGCACTATGCGGTGCGACGGTGTGCGATGGAAAGATCTATGTGATGGGAGGAGAGAACCAACCAAATTCGCCGATCAGTGAAGTTGAGGGCTACGATCCGACTACGAATCGTTGGAGACCGTCACAAAACCTCCCTTATCCTATCAGGTTGCACGGCTGCGCTACGGTCATTAAGAGAATATGA